Proteins encoded within one genomic window of Halogeometricum sp. S1BR25-6:
- a CDS encoding VOC family protein: MGEIGGIHHVTAFASDAQKNLDFFRKVLGLRFVKRTVRFDIPEKIYHLYYGDEVGSAGSIVTFFPIEDMEQGSIGKGGLSGCGLVIPEGSVDYWTDRFEDHGVEHVVTDRFDETAIEFTDPDGTPFELVTGESDIEPWDGGDVPGEHAICGLHSVTVHSNDPAGTFRALETMDWKRVGRQNYPQAGDRVRYQAPGDGTGAEFVDVLIRPNAPQGVMGTGTFLHVAFDAGEKWEQKEWSNRFREEGLITTSRKDRDYFWSMYFTEPGGAVFEFATTGPGVTLDEDVDELGENLKVPDWLDVDIDYIDEQLPDITVD, encoded by the coding sequence ATGGGAGAAATTGGCGGCATCCATCACGTAACGGCGTTCGCGAGCGACGCGCAAAAGAACCTAGACTTCTTCAGGAAGGTTCTCGGACTGCGATTCGTCAAGCGAACCGTCCGTTTCGACATCCCGGAGAAAATATACCACCTCTACTACGGGGACGAGGTGGGGTCGGCGGGGTCGATTGTCACGTTCTTCCCCATTGAGGACATGGAACAGGGTTCGATCGGCAAGGGCGGACTCAGCGGGTGCGGGCTGGTCATCCCCGAGGGGTCGGTCGACTACTGGACGGACCGCTTCGAGGACCACGGCGTCGAACACGTCGTCACCGACCGCTTCGACGAGACGGCCATCGAGTTCACCGACCCCGACGGCACCCCGTTCGAACTCGTCACCGGCGAATCCGATATCGAACCGTGGGACGGCGGCGACGTACCGGGCGAACACGCCATCTGCGGCCTGCACAGCGTGACGGTCCACTCGAACGACCCGGCTGGCACGTTCCGCGCGCTGGAGACGATGGACTGGAAGCGCGTCGGCCGGCAGAACTACCCGCAGGCGGGCGACCGCGTCCGGTATCAAGCACCCGGCGACGGAACGGGCGCAGAGTTCGTCGACGTGCTCATCCGACCGAACGCGCCGCAGGGCGTCATGGGGACCGGGACGTTCCTCCACGTCGCCTTCGACGCCGGCGAGAAGTGGGAGCAGAAGGAGTGGAGCAATCGGTTCCGCGAGGAGGGGCTGATAACAACCTCACGGAAGGACCGCGATTACTTCTGGTCGATGTACTTCACCGAACCCGGCGGAGCGGTGTTCGAGTTCGCGACCACCGGGCCGGGCGTGACGCTCGACGAAGACGTCGACGAACTGGGCGAGAACCTCAAAGTCCCGGATTGGCTCGACGTCGACATCGACTACATCGACGAGCAACTGCCCGACATTACGGTCGACTGA
- a CDS encoding TatD family hydrolase, giving the protein MDTNYPTKRPTDAAFRTGEAPEPFPPELTNVPWIDVHNHAHTLSWNEREQFALSGCQGMVMMAAAYYWTPYKPVAAEDVRYLWDDALNRLPQIRRSHVFDAKLGVGVHTGARVEDSEELLDVMPEYCALDEVAAVGEIGITASQHVSAWPLEEQKEVMRRQMEIAADHDLPAVVHTPPDLENVDIPYRKRGTIPGYELDMSYQQDPVLEAEDVKRAATELDVELAGEAGLAEDKVVLSHADQGIAPYVLENTDCYLSFTVSYPWLLGVTPRDVAEVVLEYGPERVLVETDSAGILRSDVFSFKRTIFELYRMGLDVDTIRQVVYENPRQVLGA; this is encoded by the coding sequence ATGGACACCAACTACCCGACGAAGCGACCGACCGACGCAGCGTTCCGGACCGGGGAGGCCCCCGAACCGTTCCCACCGGAATTAACGAACGTCCCGTGGATAGACGTACACAACCACGCGCACACGCTCTCGTGGAACGAGCGCGAGCAGTTCGCGCTGAGCGGGTGCCAGGGGATGGTGATGATGGCGGCGGCATACTACTGGACCCCCTACAAGCCGGTGGCCGCCGAAGACGTGCGGTATCTGTGGGACGACGCGCTCAACCGCCTCCCGCAGATACGGCGCTCGCACGTGTTCGACGCGAAACTCGGCGTCGGCGTCCACACGGGCGCGCGCGTCGAAGACTCCGAGGAACTGCTCGACGTCATGCCCGAGTACTGCGCGCTGGACGAAGTCGCGGCCGTCGGCGAAATCGGTATCACCGCCTCCCAGCACGTCTCGGCGTGGCCGCTCGAAGAGCAGAAGGAGGTGATGCGCCGACAGATGGAGATAGCCGCCGACCACGACTTGCCCGCCGTCGTCCACACGCCACCGGACCTCGAAAACGTGGACATCCCGTACCGTAAGCGGGGGACCATCCCGGGCTACGAACTCGACATGAGCTACCAGCAGGACCCGGTCCTCGAAGCCGAGGACGTCAAGCGGGCGGCGACGGAACTCGACGTCGAACTGGCCGGAGAGGCCGGCCTCGCCGAGGACAAGGTAGTGCTGTCGCACGCCGACCAAGGCATCGCGCCCTACGTGCTGGAGAACACCGACTGCTATCTGAGCTTCACCGTGAGCTACCCGTGGCTGCTCGGCGTGACGCCCCGCGACGTGGCCGAGGTGGTTCTGGAGTACGGACCCGAACGCGTCCTCGTGGAGACGGACAGCGCCGGCATCCTCCGCAGCGACGTGTTCTCGTTCAAGCGGACGATATTCGAGCTCTACCGGATGGGACTCGACGTCGACACCATTCGGCAGGTCGTCTACGAGAACCCTCGACAGGTGCTCGGTGCGTAG
- a CDS encoding helix-turn-helix transcriptional regulator, translating to MHDLTGFQRDLLIVVAGLDEPHGLAIKDELEEYYEKKIHHGRLYPNLDTLVEKGLVEKGTVDRRTNSYATTRRGRRELDARQEWEGRYLGA from the coding sequence GTGCACGATCTCACCGGATTTCAGCGCGACCTGCTCATCGTCGTCGCCGGTCTCGACGAACCGCACGGACTCGCCATCAAGGACGAACTCGAAGAGTACTACGAGAAGAAGATCCACCACGGTCGGCTCTATCCGAACCTCGACACGTTGGTGGAGAAGGGATTAGTCGAGAAGGGGACGGTCGACCGGCGGACTAACTCCTACGCGACGACCCGGCGGGGGCGGCGCGAACTCGACGCCCGACAGGAGTGGGAGGGGCGGTACCTGGGCGCGTAG
- a CDS encoding aldo/keto reductase — MTLPTTTLPSGDELPMVGIGTWNIDGDTVRDSVRAGLDAGYGHVDTAEGYRNESEIGDVLADYDREDVFLTSKVLPKNLNYDSVIDSCRQSLERLGTDHLDLYLIHWPNPAISLRETLNAMATLHEEGMVKNVGVSNFSAYQLSCAQYVSDVPIAVNQIEYHPWNRQDDVVEHCRETDTVVEAAAPLGRTEVFEDETVQEIADEYEKSAPQIILKWAVENDVVVLPKSSSPDHVRSNLDLFEWSLDEEDKRRIDDIEREKVVYDTPAREWTGDTYGISK; from the coding sequence ATGACACTACCGACGACGACGCTCCCGAGCGGCGACGAACTGCCGATGGTCGGCATCGGCACGTGGAACATCGACGGCGACACCGTCCGCGACTCCGTCCGCGCGGGACTGGACGCCGGATACGGCCACGTCGACACCGCCGAAGGCTACCGCAACGAATCGGAGATAGGCGACGTGCTCGCCGACTACGACCGCGAGGACGTCTTTCTCACCTCGAAGGTGCTGCCGAAGAACCTCAACTACGATTCGGTTATCGACTCCTGTCGGCAGTCGCTCGAACGGTTGGGCACCGACCACCTCGACCTCTACTTGATCCACTGGCCCAACCCGGCCATCTCGCTCCGCGAGACGCTGAACGCGATGGCGACGCTCCACGAGGAGGGGATGGTGAAGAACGTCGGCGTCTCGAACTTCAGCGCGTACCAACTGAGCTGTGCGCAGTACGTCTCCGACGTGCCCATCGCGGTCAACCAGATAGAGTACCACCCGTGGAACAGGCAGGACGACGTGGTGGAGCACTGCCGCGAGACGGACACCGTCGTCGAGGCGGCCGCCCCCCTCGGGCGGACGGAAGTATTCGAAGACGAGACGGTCCAAGAGATAGCCGACGAGTACGAGAAGTCGGCCCCGCAGATCATCCTGAAGTGGGCCGTCGAGAACGACGTGGTCGTCCTGCCGAAGTCCTCCTCACCGGACCACGTCCGCTCGAACCTCGACCTGTTCGAGTGGTCGCTCGACGAGGAGGACAAACGGCGCATCGACGACATCGAACGCGAGAAGGTAGTCTACGACACGCCCGCGCGCGAGTGGACCGGCGACACCTACGGCATCTCGAAGTAG
- a CDS encoding zinc-binding dehydrogenase, translating into MPAEMTAYVIEEYGDPDVFQRTTVEMPEPGPQEIRVDVAASSVNPVDYKIRQGAIPDFTPEFPATLHCDVSGVVDAVGEDVDRFEEGDEVYGMPGGAGQQGSLADYTVGHAGTFADAPESISLEEAAALPVVALTAFEMLTDKTETEEGDNLLVYGASGGVGHIGVQLADHLGATVTATASSEDKREFAEKLGADATVDYTKTDVETYVEEYADGVGFDTVFDPVGDDHLQTAFEAVRPFGTVLSTESSSTQDLSAMHQNSLELGVVLVILPVLLGEHQERVGDELEQIASLVDEGAIAPAISARFAFSDVIDAHETAEEDDLRGKVLLVNDA; encoded by the coding sequence ATGCCCGCGGAGATGACCGCCTACGTTATCGAGGAGTACGGCGACCCGGACGTGTTCCAGCGAACCACCGTCGAGATGCCCGAACCCGGTCCCCAAGAGATTCGCGTCGACGTGGCCGCCTCCAGCGTCAACCCCGTCGACTACAAGATTCGACAGGGCGCCATTCCCGACTTCACCCCGGAGTTCCCGGCGACCCTGCACTGCGACGTGTCGGGCGTCGTCGACGCCGTCGGCGAGGACGTCGACCGGTTCGAGGAGGGAGACGAGGTGTACGGGATGCCCGGCGGCGCGGGCCAGCAGGGGTCGCTCGCGGACTACACCGTCGGCCACGCCGGGACGTTCGCCGACGCCCCCGAGTCCATTTCGCTGGAAGAGGCCGCCGCCCTCCCCGTCGTCGCCCTCACGGCGTTCGAGATGCTCACGGACAAGACCGAGACCGAGGAGGGGGACAACCTCCTCGTCTACGGCGCCAGCGGCGGCGTCGGCCACATCGGCGTCCAACTCGCGGACCACCTCGGCGCCACCGTGACCGCGACGGCCTCCTCCGAGGACAAACGCGAGTTCGCCGAGAAACTCGGCGCGGACGCCACCGTCGACTACACGAAAACGGACGTCGAGACGTACGTCGAGGAGTACGCGGACGGCGTCGGATTCGACACCGTCTTCGACCCCGTCGGCGACGACCACCTCCAGACCGCCTTCGAGGCGGTGCGGCCGTTCGGCACCGTCCTCTCGACGGAGTCGAGTTCGACGCAGGACCTCTCGGCGATGCATCAAAACTCCCTCGAACTGGGCGTCGTCCTCGTCATTCTCCCCGTCCTGCTCGGCGAACATCAGGAACGCGTCGGCGACGAACTGGAGCAAATAGCCTCGCTCGTCGACGAGGGGGCGATAGCGCCCGCCATCTCCGCGCGCTTCGCGTTCAGCGACGTCATCGACGCGCACGAGACGGCCGAAGAGGACGACCTCCGCGGCAAGGTGCTGCTCGTCAACGACGCGTAG
- a CDS encoding glycoside hydrolase family 97 catalytic domain-containing protein: MFDELNNRSSSDLRRREFVGGIASLAAASAFSVSVSESAAAQVEEGDDEPGQTLASPDGSVEISVDVTDGVPSYSVSREGTKAVEESTLGFEFEDQAPFREGVEVTGTERSSVDERWTPVWDQYDEIPERYEQLRIGLRETAEPNRSLTLELRAFDDGVGFRYVFPAESGFGDFAIAAERTEFAFADDHTSWWIENNFNSYEYAYEETPLSDIGELSSFGGAHTPLTMKASEDLYLSVHEANLVDYAAMAVEPTANGGGTTFESVLAPLPDGTKVTASAPHRTPWRTVQLASRPGELVESNLVLNLNEPFDPELFPKGTDWIEPGKFVGIWWLMITGRADWEYQGPETGNHGAQTGRMKRYMDFASEHGIRSVLVEGWNEGWDSYPGEGSTMDFDDSYPDFDWQAVTDYGLNLDPPVEMTAHNETAGNVSNYESQLENSPNPFADYEEKGIRSIKTGYVADSGVTIDGTTYNHHCQPLVNHHHLVYREAAKHRQMLEVHEPIKPTGERRTYPNVMTREGVLGQEYDSFGYVSPDHHVTFPFTRMLGGPVEYTPGIFDMDSGSGGIETTRAKQLAMYPTYLSGLQMVADLPSSYLAEQDATLGVAEQSSAARRTQSGDVGDVAQAEFGDRDGLSRAARWANAQGGRYVPFDPNAADSGASVSWTVEDVPAAGEYDVHLRYASDAEENAVAADTPRTATVVAGDSSTRVTLPPTAYWDEWATTTAALSFDEGESDLSVTLGEDDTGGFNLDAVAVTESGAAMPTPEADPTLGPTVPEFEFVEDVPAAGWDDTTVLDSEIGEYTLTARRKGEEWYVGAMTGSDGRALDVPLDFLAPGESGDAPGKSGDAPGNRGNGNSNGAPRGPKYVAEMYSDAADAAYDSNLDDVRVDEFLVDPSATVLASMVESGGTALRLRPPEDGEAGDLPRYERPEQDVDVTIAPETFVESTFVTATGSNAGDYVGGTTVEVVVDGEVASTSNVRFPPNSSEQSYAFSFTIDDAGTYDVAVRTPDGNVLARRTVTVKPPVEVASFADPPGDDVGPGEYVYPTNEAFEDGAFDLRSFVVSRTSDAYQFTFAVENLYNAFGSSRGFSPQMFVLWVRDPSADGGRTDSLDDLGANATFEAPWHYRVEISGFTKSVVDASGTPLTSDDGSAVTPAESVDAEAGTVTLTLPRDAFDGVDAAELEVVAMVQSEDRGSLRPVAETAEGYVFGGATAGAVEQAPLVMDLVTDADVDQSAALSYSSEERATLPYVSLDGSESGDESETETENGESD; the protein is encoded by the coding sequence ATGTTTGATGAATTAAATAATCGTTCGTCGTCAGACCTGCGCAGACGCGAGTTCGTCGGCGGCATCGCGTCGCTGGCGGCGGCCTCCGCGTTCTCGGTGAGCGTCTCCGAGTCGGCGGCGGCGCAGGTGGAGGAGGGGGACGACGAACCCGGCCAGACGCTCGCCTCGCCCGACGGGTCCGTCGAGATTTCCGTGGACGTGACGGACGGCGTCCCGAGTTACTCGGTGTCGCGCGAGGGGACGAAGGCCGTCGAGGAGTCGACGCTCGGATTCGAGTTCGAAGACCAGGCGCCGTTCAGGGAGGGCGTCGAGGTGACGGGCACGGAGCGTTCCAGCGTCGACGAGCGGTGGACGCCGGTGTGGGACCAGTACGACGAGATACCGGAGCGATACGAGCAACTCCGAATCGGACTCCGAGAGACCGCAGAACCGAACCGATCGCTGACGCTCGAACTGCGCGCGTTCGACGACGGTGTGGGCTTTCGGTACGTGTTCCCCGCCGAGAGCGGGTTCGGCGACTTCGCCATCGCCGCCGAGCGAACCGAGTTCGCCTTCGCGGACGACCACACGTCCTGGTGGATCGAGAACAACTTCAACAGCTACGAGTACGCCTACGAGGAGACGCCGCTGAGCGACATCGGAGAGCTGAGTTCGTTCGGCGGGGCGCACACGCCGCTGACGATGAAAGCGTCCGAGGACCTCTACCTCAGCGTCCACGAGGCGAACCTCGTCGACTACGCGGCGATGGCCGTCGAACCGACCGCCAACGGCGGCGGAACGACGTTCGAGTCCGTCCTCGCACCACTCCCCGACGGGACGAAGGTGACCGCCTCCGCACCCCACCGGACGCCGTGGCGGACGGTGCAACTCGCCTCCCGGCCGGGCGAACTCGTGGAGTCGAACCTCGTCCTCAACCTGAACGAACCGTTCGACCCCGAGTTGTTCCCGAAAGGCACCGACTGGATCGAACCGGGGAAGTTCGTCGGCATCTGGTGGCTGATGATCACGGGCCGCGCGGACTGGGAGTATCAGGGTCCGGAGACGGGCAACCACGGCGCGCAGACCGGCCGGATGAAGCGCTACATGGACTTCGCAAGCGAGCACGGCATCCGGAGCGTCCTCGTGGAGGGGTGGAACGAAGGGTGGGATAGCTACCCCGGCGAGGGGAGCACGATGGACTTCGACGACTCGTACCCGGACTTCGACTGGCAGGCGGTGACCGACTACGGCCTGAACCTCGACCCGCCGGTGGAGATGACCGCGCACAACGAGACGGCGGGGAACGTCTCCAACTACGAGTCGCAGTTGGAGAACTCGCCGAACCCGTTCGCCGACTACGAGGAGAAGGGTATCCGCTCGATAAAGACGGGCTACGTCGCCGATTCGGGCGTCACCATCGACGGCACGACGTACAACCACCACTGCCAACCGCTGGTGAATCACCACCACCTCGTCTACCGCGAGGCGGCGAAACACCGGCAGATGCTGGAGGTGCACGAACCCATCAAACCGACCGGCGAGCGGCGGACGTATCCGAACGTGATGACCCGCGAGGGGGTGCTCGGACAGGAGTACGACTCGTTCGGCTACGTCAGCCCCGACCACCACGTCACGTTCCCGTTCACGCGGATGCTCGGCGGCCCCGTCGAGTACACGCCCGGCATCTTCGACATGGACTCGGGGTCCGGCGGCATCGAGACGACGCGCGCGAAGCAACTGGCGATGTACCCGACGTACCTCAGCGGTCTGCAGATGGTCGCGGACCTGCCGAGTTCCTACCTCGCGGAGCAGGACGCGACGCTCGGCGTCGCCGAGCAAAGCTCGGCTGCCCGCCGGACGCAGTCCGGCGACGTCGGCGACGTGGCGCAGGCGGAGTTCGGCGACCGAGACGGCCTCTCGCGCGCCGCCCGGTGGGCGAACGCGCAGGGCGGTCGGTACGTCCCCTTCGACCCCAACGCGGCCGACTCGGGAGCGAGCGTCTCGTGGACCGTCGAAGACGTTCCGGCGGCGGGCGAGTACGACGTGCACCTCCGCTACGCCAGCGACGCTGAGGAGAACGCCGTCGCCGCCGACACGCCGCGGACGGCCACCGTCGTCGCCGGCGACTCCTCGACGCGGGTGACGCTTCCGCCCACGGCGTACTGGGACGAGTGGGCGACGACGACGGCGGCGCTCTCGTTCGACGAGGGCGAGAGCGACCTCTCCGTGACGCTCGGCGAGGACGACACCGGCGGGTTCAACCTCGACGCCGTCGCCGTCACCGAGTCCGGGGCGGCGATGCCGACGCCCGAGGCGGACCCGACGCTCGGCCCGACGGTGCCCGAGTTCGAGTTCGTCGAGGACGTACCCGCCGCCGGATGGGACGACACGACGGTGCTCGACTCCGAGATAGGCGAGTACACGCTCACGGCCCGACGGAAGGGCGAGGAGTGGTACGTCGGCGCGATGACCGGGTCCGACGGACGCGCGCTGGACGTGCCGCTGGACTTCCTCGCGCCCGGCGAAAGCGGTGATGCGCCCGGCAAGAGCGGGGACGCACCGGGGAATAGGGGGAACGGAAACTCGAACGGCGCGCCGCGCGGCCCGAAGTACGTCGCGGAGATGTACTCAGACGCCGCGGACGCCGCCTACGACTCGAATCTAGACGACGTCCGCGTCGACGAGTTCCTCGTGGACCCGAGCGCGACGGTGCTCGCGTCGATGGTCGAATCCGGGGGAACCGCGCTCCGACTGCGACCGCCGGAGGACGGCGAGGCCGGCGACCTCCCGCGGTACGAACGACCCGAACAGGACGTGGACGTCACCATTGCCCCGGAGACGTTCGTCGAGTCGACGTTCGTCACCGCCACCGGGTCGAACGCGGGCGACTACGTCGGCGGAACGACGGTCGAGGTGGTCGTCGACGGCGAGGTGGCGTCTACCTCGAACGTCCGCTTCCCGCCGAACTCCTCCGAGCAGTCGTACGCGTTTTCGTTCACCATCGACGACGCGGGGACGTACGACGTGGCCGTCCGAACGCCCGACGGAAACGTGCTCGCGCGGCGGACGGTGACGGTGAAACCGCCCGTCGAGGTGGCGTCCTTCGCGGACCCGCCGGGCGACGACGTCGGCCCCGGCGAGTACGTCTACCCCACGAACGAGGCGTTCGAGGACGGGGCGTTCGACCTGCGGTCGTTCGTCGTTTCGCGGACCTCCGACGCGTACCAGTTCACCTTCGCGGTCGAGAACCTGTACAACGCCTTCGGGAGTTCCCGCGGGTTCTCCCCGCAGATGTTCGTGCTCTGGGTCCGCGACCCGAGCGCCGACGGCGGGCGGACGGACAGCCTCGACGACCTCGGCGCGAACGCGACGTTCGAGGCGCCGTGGCACTACCGAGTGGAGATAAGCGGCTTCACGAAGAGCGTCGTCGACGCCTCCGGGACGCCCCTGACGTCCGACGACGGGAGCGCCGTGACGCCGGCCGAGAGCGTCGACGCCGAGGCGGGGACGGTCACGCTCACGCTCCCGCGAGACGCCTTCGACGGCGTCGACGCGGCCGAGTTGGAAGTCGTGGCGATGGTCCAATCGGAGGACAGAGGGTCGCTCCGACCGGTCGCGGAGACGGCCGAGGGCTACGTCTTCGGCGGTGCGACGGCCGGCGCCGTCGAACAGGCGCCGCTGGTGATGGACCTCGTCACGGACGCCGACGTCGACCAGTCGGCGGCGCTGTCGTACTCCTCGGAGGAGAGAGCGACGCTGCCGTACGTCTCGCTCGATGGAAGCGAGAGCGGCGACGAAAGCGAAACGGAGACCGAAAACGGCGAGAGCGACTGA
- a CDS encoding HpcH/HpaI aldolase family protein: MNGEQPTNGLREHFENGTVALGVLDNAYSPTLVEFYGELGADFVWIDFEHGGPSPDHGPAVEDLLRAAERTDTELLVRLSDSDPTSVRKALDLGARNVFIPRVEDAETVRAAVRSSRYEYDGEPGHRGLAAPRARRWGLADDYVGTEDRETLVGTTIETKSAVENIEEILDSPELGFVFVGPLDLSVSYGHPGELDHPDVEEAVETVRSAAVDAGVPLGGLGFGMDDVNEKAENGYQLLHLGSTTGALQEMVSGWLDDFEGE, translated from the coding sequence ATGAACGGCGAACAACCGACCAACGGACTGCGAGAACACTTCGAGAACGGGACCGTCGCGCTCGGCGTCCTCGACAACGCCTACAGCCCGACGTTGGTGGAGTTCTACGGCGAACTCGGGGCGGACTTCGTCTGGATCGACTTCGAACACGGCGGCCCCTCCCCCGACCACGGCCCGGCGGTCGAGGACCTGCTCCGGGCGGCCGAGCGGACCGACACCGAACTGCTCGTCCGCCTGTCGGACTCCGACCCCACCTCGGTCCGGAAAGCCCTCGACCTCGGCGCCCGCAACGTGTTCATCCCGCGCGTCGAGGACGCGGAGACGGTCCGCGCGGCGGTACGGTCCTCGCGGTACGAGTACGACGGCGAACCGGGCCACCGCGGACTAGCCGCGCCGCGCGCCCGCCGCTGGGGACTCGCGGACGACTACGTCGGCACCGAGGACCGCGAGACGCTCGTGGGGACGACCATCGAGACGAAGTCCGCCGTCGAGAACATCGAGGAGATTCTGGACTCCCCGGAGTTGGGCTTCGTGTTCGTCGGCCCCCTCGACCTCTCCGTGTCGTACGGCCACCCCGGCGAACTCGACCACCCCGACGTGGAGGAGGCCGTCGAGACGGTCCGTTCGGCCGCCGTCGACGCCGGCGTCCCCCTCGGCGGACTCGGCTTCGGCATGGACGACGTGAACGAGAAAGCCGAGAACGGCTACCAACTCCTCCACCTCGGGAGCACGACCGGCGCCCTCCAGGAGATGGTGAGCGGATGGCTGGACGACTTCGAGGGGGAGTAA
- a CDS encoding GNAT family N-acetyltransferase, whose translation MTECLAWVDEHVDPDSAFVRTTPEFGDIRPFGWNDFEATPFYTYAVDLTTDREDLLQRFSRDARSNVRNADKSEYTVEVGGKETLRETFRAVADRHDETGAPLKVDQSFVVDLYERTPEGAVRPYAYRVDGEFATGMITLCSNSTVYRWKGGGRSDTGLQATDLLDWHIMCDAMDRGRERYDLVGANIPRICDYKARFGPDVQTYYTLDRANKLFSASAAVKGAISR comes from the coding sequence GTGACGGAGTGTCTGGCGTGGGTGGACGAGCACGTCGACCCCGACTCGGCATTCGTCCGCACGACGCCGGAGTTCGGCGACATCAGGCCGTTCGGCTGGAACGACTTCGAGGCGACGCCGTTCTACACGTACGCCGTTGACCTCACGACCGACCGGGAGGATCTGCTACAGAGGTTCAGCCGCGACGCGCGGAGCAACGTCCGCAACGCCGACAAGAGCGAGTACACGGTCGAAGTGGGCGGCAAGGAGACGCTCCGGGAGACGTTCCGCGCGGTGGCGGACCGACACGACGAGACGGGCGCGCCGCTGAAAGTCGACCAGTCGTTCGTCGTCGACCTGTACGAGCGAACGCCCGAGGGCGCCGTCCGACCCTACGCCTACCGCGTCGACGGCGAGTTCGCCACCGGGATGATAACGCTCTGTTCGAATTCGACGGTCTACCGCTGGAAGGGCGGCGGGCGGAGCGACACCGGTCTGCAGGCGACGGACCTGCTCGATTGGCACATCATGTGCGACGCGATGGACCGCGGGCGCGAGCGCTACGACCTCGTCGGGGCGAACATCCCCCGCATCTGCGACTACAAGGCCAGGTTCGGCCCCGACGTGCAGACGTACTACACGCTGGACCGGGCCAATAAACTGTTCTCGGCGTCCGCGGCGGTGAAAGGAGCCATCAGCCGGTAA
- a CDS encoding oligosaccharide flippase family protein: MDVSRSSTVVFFASIGTTAAGFVGHVYFARVLGPELLGAFFLFQALLTVSIVGTDLGVGTGVEKQLSGASDREETFSTAVAFYAVTVGAVVCGILLFSATIDRYVGIEVAALLAVAVCAKQCKRLLNTTLKGELRVGEIAGPMLVDRVGWVAVGAALLALGFGVESLVYGTIFGSVVGLVWIAAKIDTSFTRPSLDRLRSLLGFAKYNFVPSLGLQVHNWMDVLIIGYFLSQSAVGAYETAWKVSTITTILATSVSTTVLPQTSAWDSGEELDRIERLLSSAITPSILLVVPAFFGVVALAPNILGLLFGPEFTVASLALVVLVAGKIPEAIQLLVGRCLLGMDKPNLVARATVWTIGLNLLLNVVLVVQFGLVGAAVATTASFTVGLLLRAKYLSSLMDLRIPYREVGWCVVASVGMYAAVVSATAVFPADTLPRLFGVVLLAAVVYGSILLLFGRLRTRAVGLARSFSPL; the protein is encoded by the coding sequence ATGGACGTCTCGCGCTCCAGCACCGTCGTCTTCTTCGCCTCCATCGGAACGACCGCGGCGGGATTCGTCGGTCACGTCTACTTCGCCCGCGTTCTCGGCCCCGAACTGCTCGGCGCCTTCTTCCTCTTTCAGGCGCTCCTCACCGTCTCTATCGTCGGGACCGACCTCGGCGTCGGGACCGGCGTCGAGAAGCAACTGAGCGGTGCGTCCGACCGCGAGGAGACGTTCTCGACCGCGGTCGCCTTCTACGCGGTCACCGTCGGCGCCGTCGTCTGCGGCATCCTCCTGTTCTCCGCTACGATCGACCGCTACGTCGGCATAGAGGTCGCGGCGCTGCTTGCGGTGGCCGTCTGCGCCAAGCAGTGCAAGCGCCTCCTCAACACCACGCTCAAGGGGGAACTCCGGGTCGGCGAGATAGCCGGCCCGATGCTGGTCGACCGGGTGGGATGGGTCGCCGTCGGGGCGGCCCTCCTCGCCCTCGGGTTCGGCGTCGAGAGCCTCGTCTACGGTACCATCTTCGGGTCCGTCGTCGGCCTCGTCTGGATCGCCGCGAAGATAGACACTTCGTTCACCCGGCCGTCGCTCGACCGCCTGCGGTCGCTGCTCGGGTTCGCGAAGTACAACTTCGTCCCCTCGCTCGGTCTGCAGGTGCACAACTGGATGGACGTGTTGATCATCGGCTACTTCCTCTCGCAGTCGGCCGTCGGCGCCTACGAGACGGCGTGGAAGGTGTCGACCATCACGACCATCCTCGCCACGTCGGTGAGCACGACGGTCCTCCCGCAGACGAGCGCTTGGGACTCCGGAGAGGAACTGGACCGCATCGAGCGACTGCTCTCGTCGGCCATCACGCCCAGCATCCTCCTCGTCGTCCCGGCGTTCTTCGGCGTCGTCGCCCTCGCGCCGAACATCCTCGGACTGCTGTTCGGTCCGGAGTTCACCGTCGCGTCGTTGGCGTTGGTCGTCCTCGTCGCCGGGAAGATACCCGAGGCGATCCAACTGCTCGTCGGGCGCTGTCTGCTCGGAATGGACAAGCCGAACCTCGTCGCGCGAGCGACCGTCTGGACCATCGGACTCAACCTCCTGTTGAACGTCGTTCTGGTCGTCCAGTTCGGTCTCGTGGGCGCGGCCGTCGCCACGACGGCCTCCTTCACCGTCGGACTGCTCCTCCGCGCGAAGTATCTCTCGTCGCTGATGGACCTCCGAATTCCGTACCGCGAGGTCGGGTGGTGCGTCGTCGCGTCGGTCGGGATGTACGCCGCCGTCGTCAGCGCCACCGCCGTCTTCCCCGCCGACACCCTGCCGCGACTCTTCGGGGTGGTGCTCCTCGCGGCGGTCGTGTACGGTTCCATCCTCCTCCTGTTCGGTCGACTCCGCACCCGCGCGGTGGGGTTAGCCCGGAGTTTCTCGCCGCTCTGA